Proteins encoded within one genomic window of Posidoniimonas corsicana:
- a CDS encoding phosphohydrolase — protein sequence MIERPELEGSPFDPKKYGSTAKKLDDQLMAEISPAWAPMLQEFLVDAELLAMQKWANSVAVKRLRHNDHGPVHMRIAALHSLRILNKLIEGNVQPSVVTEGYGERVHAEVALVLGALMHDVGMGVTRQKHEWHSAAMADRMFDRYLPKFFPDDIASQVMVRTLAREIIIGHMGNEKVYSVEAGALLVADGTDMTSGRSRLVGMLHKEPAVGDMHKISADAVTKVCIETGENKPVAISILMDDYAGIFQVEQVLMPKVDASPIKGFLEINVRVTGEPERRYLR from the coding sequence ATGATCGAACGCCCCGAGCTAGAGGGTTCGCCGTTCGACCCCAAGAAGTACGGCAGCACCGCCAAGAAGCTGGACGACCAGCTCATGGCCGAGATCTCGCCCGCCTGGGCGCCCATGCTGCAGGAGTTTTTGGTCGACGCCGAGCTGCTGGCCATGCAGAAGTGGGCCAACTCGGTCGCGGTGAAGCGGCTGCGGCACAACGACCACGGCCCCGTGCACATGCGGATCGCGGCGCTGCACAGCCTGCGGATCCTCAACAAGCTGATCGAGGGCAACGTGCAGCCGTCGGTTGTGACCGAGGGCTACGGCGAACGCGTGCACGCCGAGGTGGCCCTAGTGCTCGGCGCCCTGATGCACGACGTCGGCATGGGCGTCACGCGGCAGAAGCACGAGTGGCACTCGGCCGCCATGGCCGACCGGATGTTCGACCGCTACCTGCCCAAGTTCTTCCCGGACGACATCGCCAGCCAGGTGATGGTCCGCACGCTGGCCCGCGAGATCATCATCGGCCACATGGGCAACGAGAAGGTGTACTCGGTCGAGGCCGGCGCGCTGCTCGTGGCCGACGGCACCGACATGACCTCCGGCCGGTCGCGGCTGGTCGGCATGCTGCACAAGGAGCCCGCCGTGGGCGACATGCACAAGATCTCCGCCGACGCGGTCACCAAGGTCTGCATCGAGACCGGCGAGAACAAGCCCGTGGCGATCTCGATCCTGATGGACGACTACGCCGGCATCTTCCAGGTGGAGCAGGTGCTGATGCCCAAGGTCGACGCCAGCCCCATCAAGGGCTTCCTGGAGATCAACGTCCGCGTGACCGGCGAGCCGGAGCGGCGGTACCTGCGTTAG
- a CDS encoding LOG family protein has protein sequence MTSPNEFSLDAHHEQLPEEVEKNRQAILGSPSYVLAEKDVLFLAEPEMRPVRMQLELQKTEQAMVREGVDSTVVVFGGTQIVPQHEAESRVKLAKLELEGDPDNERLQRAVLRAEKQLGKARYYDECREFARIVSSTCQIDGKCEFVVTTGGGPGIMEAANRGAFDVGAKSIGLNIELPHEQEPNPYITPSLCFQFHYFAMRKFHFILRAAALVVFPGGYGTLDELFNTLCLRQTGRMQAIPIILYGREYWEGVMNLQTLADEGVIADEHLDLVSYAETPEEAWKIISTYHGVD, from the coding sequence ATGACCTCCCCCAACGAATTCTCCCTGGACGCCCACCACGAGCAACTCCCCGAGGAGGTCGAGAAGAACCGCCAGGCGATCCTCGGCTCGCCCAGCTACGTGCTGGCCGAGAAGGACGTGCTGTTCCTCGCCGAGCCCGAGATGCGCCCCGTCCGCATGCAGTTGGAGCTGCAGAAGACCGAGCAGGCGATGGTCCGCGAGGGGGTCGACTCGACCGTGGTGGTGTTCGGCGGCACCCAGATCGTGCCCCAGCACGAGGCCGAGAGCCGGGTCAAGCTGGCGAAGCTGGAGCTGGAGGGCGACCCCGACAACGAGCGGCTGCAGCGGGCCGTGCTGCGCGCCGAGAAGCAGCTCGGCAAGGCCCGCTACTACGACGAGTGCCGCGAGTTCGCACGCATCGTGTCGAGCACCTGCCAGATCGACGGCAAGTGCGAGTTTGTGGTCACCACCGGCGGCGGCCCCGGCATCATGGAGGCCGCCAACCGCGGCGCGTTCGACGTCGGAGCCAAGAGCATCGGGCTGAACATCGAGCTGCCGCACGAGCAGGAGCCCAACCCCTACATCACGCCCAGCCTGTGCTTCCAGTTCCACTACTTCGCGATGCGGAAGTTCCACTTCATCCTGCGGGCCGCGGCGCTGGTGGTGTTCCCCGGCGGCTACGGCACGCTGGACGAACTGTTCAACACGCTCTGCCTGCGCCAGACCGGCCGCATGCAGGCGATCCCGATCATCCTGTACGGCCGCGAGTACTGGGAGGGCGTCATGAACCTGCAGACCCTGGCCGACGAGGGAGTCATCGCCGACGAGCACCTGGATCTGGTCAGCTACGCCGAAACGCCTGAGGAGGCGTGGAAGATCATCAGCACCTACCACGGCGTGGACTAG
- the sppA gene encoding signal peptide peptidase SppA, with translation MSPDAQPTQTIVIQEKKESMFGRFGKVLIAVVVILVIALMGLSAQYQSYFSEPGGPQEKYHSLSKTATDKIAIISVTGTIIEGDDFAKKQIDLVRKDDSVRGLVLRINSPGGTVTYSDYLLHHLRELREAKGDSFPVVVSMGSLCASGGYYIAMAVGDEEDVIFAEPTTWTGSIGVVIPHYNLVGLMQEYGVEEDSITSGKFKRMGSPTREMSPEERELFQELVDETYEDFLDIVRSGRPKFREDDAALKDVAQGQIFTATQAVDNGLVDKIGFIEAAIERTCELAGVSTSSVRCVEYKKQLTPFDALMNAQAASQSQGPLGELRAFFDLTTPRAYYLYTTLPAMIQR, from the coding sequence ATGTCCCCCGACGCCCAGCCGACGCAGACCATCGTCATCCAGGAAAAGAAGGAGAGCATGTTCGGCCGCTTCGGCAAGGTGCTGATCGCGGTGGTCGTGATCCTAGTGATCGCTCTGATGGGCCTGTCCGCGCAGTACCAGAGCTACTTCAGCGAGCCGGGGGGGCCGCAGGAGAAGTACCACTCGCTCAGCAAGACCGCCACGGACAAGATCGCCATCATCAGCGTCACCGGCACGATCATCGAGGGCGACGACTTCGCCAAGAAGCAGATCGACCTGGTCCGCAAGGACGACAGCGTCCGCGGGCTGGTGCTGCGGATCAACTCGCCGGGCGGCACGGTCACCTACAGCGACTACCTGCTGCACCACCTGCGCGAGCTGCGCGAGGCCAAGGGCGATTCGTTCCCGGTGGTGGTCAGCATGGGCAGCCTGTGCGCCAGCGGCGGCTACTACATCGCCATGGCGGTGGGCGACGAAGAGGACGTGATCTTCGCCGAGCCGACCACCTGGACCGGCTCGATCGGCGTGGTGATCCCGCACTACAACCTGGTCGGCCTGATGCAGGAGTACGGCGTCGAGGAGGACTCGATCACCAGCGGCAAGTTCAAGCGGATGGGATCGCCCACCCGCGAGATGAGCCCCGAGGAGCGCGAGCTGTTCCAGGAGCTGGTCGACGAGACCTACGAGGACTTCCTCGACATCGTGCGGTCCGGCCGGCCCAAGTTCCGCGAAGACGACGCCGCGCTCAAAGATGTCGCCCAGGGGCAGATCTTCACCGCCACGCAGGCGGTCGACAACGGCCTGGTCGACAAGATCGGCTTTATCGAGGCGGCCATCGAGCGCACCTGCGAGCTGGCGGGCGTGTCCACCAGCTCGGTCCGCTGCGTGGAGTACAAGAAGCAGCTTACGCCGTTCGACGCGCTGATGAACGCCCAGGCCGCCAGTCAGAGCCAAGGCCCGCTGGGCGAGCTGCGGGCGTTCTTCGACCTGACCACGCCGCGAGCCTACTACCTTTACACCACGCTGCCGGCGATGATTCAGCGGTAG
- the rlmN gene encoding 23S rRNA (adenine(2503)-C(2))-methyltransferase RlmN, which translates to MPHLLSNIDQRLDEIAAAHSLPGYRRKQIRQWLFEKRAEGWDAMSNLSKQLRAELAAELPLWSSRVDRHTEAADGTEKLLLGLEQGGQIECVLLRDEHRRTMCVSSQVGCGMGCVFCASGLDGVDRNLTTGEIVEQFLRLQRHLAPEERMSHIVMMGMGEPLANLDAVLPALAEATRPDGLGISHRRITISTVGLPKSIRRLAREETQYRLAISLHAPDDELRNRIVPTNNKIGIDEILAAADEYYDATRRRLTFEYVLLADLNDQPEHAHRLVRLLRGREALINVIPYNPVEGLPYQTPSMEAQKAFRAVLEGGGLAVRFRHRKGDKINAACGQLRRSQAGSQDVVQLEV; encoded by the coding sequence TTGCCTCACCTCCTTTCCAACATCGACCAACGCCTCGACGAGATCGCCGCTGCGCACTCGCTGCCGGGCTACCGCCGCAAGCAGATCCGGCAGTGGCTGTTCGAGAAGCGGGCCGAGGGGTGGGATGCGATGAGCAACCTCTCCAAGCAGCTGCGGGCGGAGCTGGCCGCGGAGCTGCCGCTGTGGAGCTCGCGGGTCGACCGCCACACCGAGGCGGCCGACGGCACCGAGAAGCTGCTGCTGGGGCTGGAGCAGGGGGGGCAGATCGAGTGCGTGCTGCTGCGGGACGAGCACCGCCGCACCATGTGCGTGAGCAGCCAGGTGGGCTGCGGCATGGGCTGCGTGTTCTGCGCCAGCGGCCTGGACGGCGTCGACCGCAACCTGACCACCGGGGAGATCGTCGAGCAGTTCCTCCGCCTGCAGCGCCACCTGGCGCCGGAGGAGCGCATGAGCCACATCGTGATGATGGGCATGGGCGAGCCGCTGGCGAACCTCGACGCGGTGCTGCCGGCGCTCGCCGAGGCGACCCGGCCCGATGGTCTGGGGATCAGCCACCGGCGGATCACGATCTCGACGGTTGGCCTGCCCAAGTCGATCCGCCGCCTCGCGCGGGAAGAAACGCAGTACCGTCTGGCGATCTCGCTGCACGCGCCCGACGACGAGCTGCGGAACCGCATTGTGCCGACCAACAACAAGATCGGCATCGACGAGATCCTGGCCGCCGCCGACGAGTACTACGACGCCACCCGCCGGCGGCTGACCTTCGAGTACGTGCTGCTGGCCGACCTGAACGACCAGCCCGAGCACGCCCACCGACTGGTGCGGCTGCTCAGGGGACGCGAGGCGCTGATCAACGTGATCCCGTACAACCCGGTCGAGGGGCTGCCGTACCAGACGCCCAGCATGGAGGCCCAGAAGGCGTTCCGCGCGGTGCTGGAGGGCGGCGGCCTGGCGGTCCGCTTCCGCCACCGCAAGGGCGACAAGATCAACGCCGCCTGCGGCCAGCTGCGGCGCAGCCAGGCCGGCTCGCAGGATGTTGTGCAGCTGGAAGTCTAA
- a CDS encoding S8 family serine peptidase: MIRSQSGCYSALAGLLACLMAPGVGAAGAGRNASATGLPDKPPLKVIGPLGPQVMPMPEGKVAATAHLVTSIPSTFAGPSVATLLGADAFYDRGVTGAGARLANVEGGHVWSGHESLGHVGPFVHDAAAWDDPGTRGDQQSDLFDRHATWVGAIAAGRLGGAVPGEHQRGIAHGAALQSGAIATDWTGPAYSAAFDISADTYFTAYEHSFNTADIINSSWGFTDPTGADSGLTVLGDALASQNPGVTWVVSAGNTGPAGGTVGSPASGFNAISVGALQNDGSNRYDAVAAFSSRGPQDWAGGGFFCAECRAAVDLVAPGTDLTAAFHGLDTGGNNPTLVGAVDNVADNLYAAGLAGTSFSAPIVAGAATLLVAGSYADPSLATNPAARDALVVKAVLLNSADKPDGWNNGQESVAGVIETSQSLDYASGAGALSIGGAYHQYLQAGTQDVPGTPIGVQGAIDAVGWDFGSVAHGVDNVYVLEETVQADTPVTITLAWRRERSETFLINGLVQDDAQADLDLIVRDRESGQVVARSISGVNVVEHLSFRAPATSRYQFEVNYFGDIFGSQASEEYGLAWSVAVVPEPTTALLVGGAAALLAAVRPRREC; the protein is encoded by the coding sequence GTGATCCGTTCGCAATCCGGTTGCTATTCTGCGCTGGCGGGCCTGTTGGCCTGCCTGATGGCGCCTGGAGTTGGCGCCGCGGGCGCTGGCCGCAACGCATCGGCTACCGGCCTGCCCGACAAGCCGCCGCTGAAGGTTATCGGACCGCTGGGGCCGCAGGTCATGCCGATGCCGGAGGGGAAGGTCGCGGCCACCGCGCACCTGGTCACGAGCATCCCGTCGACCTTCGCCGGGCCGAGCGTCGCGACGCTCCTCGGTGCGGACGCGTTCTATGATCGGGGAGTCACCGGCGCCGGCGCCCGGCTGGCCAATGTCGAAGGGGGCCACGTCTGGAGCGGGCACGAGTCGTTAGGGCACGTCGGCCCCTTCGTTCACGACGCAGCCGCGTGGGACGACCCGGGCACGCGGGGCGACCAGCAAAGCGACTTGTTCGACCGCCATGCTACCTGGGTTGGCGCAATCGCCGCCGGACGGCTCGGCGGCGCGGTCCCGGGCGAGCACCAACGCGGGATCGCGCACGGCGCGGCGCTGCAGTCGGGCGCCATCGCCACCGACTGGACCGGTCCCGCCTACTCGGCCGCCTTTGACATCTCGGCCGACACCTACTTCACCGCCTACGAGCACTCGTTCAACACGGCGGACATCATCAACAGCAGCTGGGGGTTCACCGACCCGACCGGCGCGGACTCGGGCCTGACCGTGCTAGGCGACGCCCTCGCCAGCCAGAATCCTGGCGTCACGTGGGTGGTGTCGGCCGGCAACACCGGCCCGGCGGGCGGAACGGTTGGCTCGCCCGCTTCCGGATTCAACGCGATCTCCGTCGGCGCCCTGCAGAATGACGGCTCGAACCGGTACGACGCGGTGGCAGCTTTCAGCAGCCGCGGCCCGCAGGACTGGGCCGGCGGCGGATTCTTCTGCGCGGAGTGCCGTGCAGCGGTCGACCTGGTCGCTCCGGGCACGGACCTCACCGCAGCGTTCCATGGTTTGGACACCGGCGGAAACAATCCGACGCTCGTTGGCGCTGTCGACAACGTGGCGGACAACTTGTACGCGGCGGGCCTGGCGGGGACCAGCTTTTCCGCGCCGATTGTCGCCGGCGCCGCGACGCTGCTGGTCGCCGGCAGCTACGCCGACCCTTCGCTCGCCACGAACCCCGCCGCACGCGACGCGTTGGTGGTGAAGGCGGTGTTGCTGAACAGCGCCGACAAGCCCGACGGCTGGAACAACGGGCAGGAGTCCGTAGCCGGGGTGATCGAAACCTCGCAGTCGCTTGACTACGCCAGCGGCGCGGGAGCGCTCAGCATCGGCGGCGCGTACCATCAGTACCTGCAGGCCGGCACGCAGGACGTGCCGGGCACACCGATTGGCGTGCAGGGCGCTATTGACGCGGTCGGGTGGGACTTTGGCTCGGTGGCCCACGGCGTTGACAATGTGTACGTGCTGGAGGAAACGGTGCAGGCCGACACGCCGGTGACGATCACCCTCGCGTGGCGACGCGAGCGGAGCGAAACCTTCCTAATCAACGGGCTCGTGCAGGACGATGCGCAGGCCGACCTGGACCTGATCGTCCGCGACCGGGAAAGCGGCCAGGTGGTCGCCCGCTCGATCAGCGGCGTCAACGTGGTGGAGCACCTCAGCTTCCGCGCGCCGGCGACTTCACGCTATCAGTTCGAGGTCAACTACTTCGGCGACATTTTCGGGAGCCAGGCCAGCGAGGAGTACGGACTCGCCTGGTCGGTGGCGGTGGTCCCCGAGCCGACTACTGCGCTGCTCGTCGGCGGGGCGGCTGCGTTGCTAGCCGCCGTTCGCCCGCGTCGCGAATGCTGA
- a CDS encoding DUF4142 domain-containing protein — protein MSRSFAMTMVVTMGLPVTAVAQQPTAEPDAYLPNRNQPTQQSTADSADTPQRREANYRGDQQQKGASQQANAELVNYLAAKMMLANQCEIEAADLAAQRAESSDVKSLANKIRQSHDLLNKQLVQAMPGLKSVEGLASTSSGAERTNRTNAASREYDAESNARNRVAGADSTARDPFLDGAAQQLIDIQRRAVQNNHQMVKTELSEKQGAEFDRCFVNQQVGAHMWMLAELKAMQDVGPSQFASLVQESERQVKTHLDAAKQLAKQFEQQAQDAQAGAASEPRTRVRNF, from the coding sequence ATGAGTAGGTCATTCGCCATGACGATGGTGGTCACGATGGGGCTTCCCGTCACGGCTGTGGCTCAGCAGCCCACTGCCGAGCCGGACGCATATTTGCCTAACAGGAACCAGCCGACCCAGCAGAGCACCGCCGACTCGGCGGACACGCCGCAGCGGCGCGAAGCAAACTACCGCGGCGACCAGCAGCAAAAGGGCGCCAGCCAGCAGGCTAATGCCGAGCTCGTGAACTACTTGGCCGCCAAGATGATGCTCGCCAACCAGTGTGAGATCGAGGCGGCCGACCTGGCCGCGCAGCGGGCGGAGAGTTCGGACGTCAAGTCGCTGGCAAACAAAATCCGGCAATCGCACGACCTGCTGAACAAGCAGCTCGTCCAGGCGATGCCCGGGCTGAAGTCGGTCGAGGGCCTTGCTTCGACTAGTTCCGGCGCAGAACGCACCAATCGGACTAACGCGGCCAGCAGAGAGTACGACGCAGAATCCAATGCCCGCAATCGGGTGGCTGGCGCCGACAGCACCGCTCGCGATCCGTTTCTAGACGGCGCCGCTCAGCAGCTGATTGATATCCAGCGCCGCGCGGTGCAGAACAACCACCAGATGGTGAAGACCGAGCTCAGCGAGAAGCAGGGAGCGGAGTTCGATCGCTGCTTTGTGAACCAGCAGGTCGGCGCTCATATGTGGATGCTGGCCGAGCTCAAGGCGATGCAAGACGTTGGCCCGAGCCAGTTCGCCAGCCTCGTGCAGGAGAGCGAACGCCAGGTGAAAACGCACCTCGACGCCGCGAAGCAGCTCGCCAAGCAGTTCGAGCAGCAGGCCCAAGACGCTCAGGCGGGCGCTGCGTCGGAGCCCCGCACGCGCGTGAGGAACTTCTAG
- a CDS encoding helix-turn-helix transcriptional regulator, translated as MQNIHYVSAFDRRARFVSFFQCSDSLQYDPNRLLGQTMGEHLNDQDQARRIRAAFSECLFTGEPQYCTWRGEYGELLRARFETVEQHSDRHLHSDDEVVAIAITFRLPEPIDLSDRETEIVRMICRDMSSAEIAEELGVKSSTVETHRQNIRQKLGVKGTAGIVLFAVQHGLLE; from the coding sequence ATGCAGAACATCCACTATGTCTCGGCTTTTGACCGCCGGGCGCGATTCGTGTCGTTCTTTCAGTGCTCCGACAGCCTGCAGTACGACCCGAACCGGCTGCTCGGCCAAACGATGGGCGAGCACCTCAACGATCAAGATCAGGCCCGCCGCATCCGCGCCGCGTTTTCCGAGTGCCTGTTCACCGGCGAGCCCCAGTACTGCACCTGGCGCGGCGAGTACGGCGAGCTGCTGCGGGCCCGGTTTGAGACCGTCGAGCAGCACTCCGACCGGCACCTGCACTCCGATGACGAGGTGGTGGCGATCGCGATCACGTTCCGCCTGCCCGAGCCGATCGACCTGAGCGACCGCGAAACCGAGATCGTCCGCATGATCTGTCGCGACATGAGCTCGGCGGAGATCGCCGAGGAGCTGGGCGTGAAGAGCTCCACCGTCGAGACCCATCGCCAGAACATCCGGCAGAAGCTGGGGGTCAAGGGAACCGCGGGTATCGTGCTGTTCGCGGTGCAGCACGGTCTGCTGGAGTAG
- a CDS encoding RrF2 family transcriptional regulator: MKLTRTAEYALSALLQLAEHPPGTPVSSHLLAREAQFPERYFLQVLRSLVTHGLLKSMRGVDGGYTLCVPLSEISLLRVIEITDGPLDSAPVQSAALPGRVLDRVNQTMAGIAAGAKSRLAMVSLADLAAEETPAALTPVSRADGADFGPEFHLPGCGCSGGVETRQTVDN; this comes from the coding sequence ATGAAACTTACCCGCACGGCCGAGTACGCGCTAAGCGCGCTGCTCCAATTGGCCGAACACCCCCCGGGCACGCCCGTATCGTCGCACCTGCTCGCCCGCGAGGCCCAGTTCCCGGAACGCTACTTCCTGCAGGTGCTACGCAGTCTTGTGACACACGGGCTGCTCAAGTCCATGCGAGGCGTGGACGGCGGCTACACGCTGTGCGTGCCGCTCAGCGAGATCAGCCTGCTGCGCGTCATCGAGATCACCGACGGCCCGCTGGACTCGGCGCCGGTGCAGTCGGCGGCCCTGCCCGGCAGGGTGCTCGATCGCGTGAACCAGACCATGGCCGGGATCGCCGCGGGCGCGAAGAGCCGGCTGGCGATGGTGTCGCTCGCCGACCTGGCCGCCGAAGAGACCCCCGCCGCGCTGACGCCGGTCAGCAGGGCGGACGGCGCCGACTTCGGCCCCGAGTTCCACCTGCCGGGCTGCGGCTGCAGCGGCGGAGTGGAGACGCGACAGACGGTGGACAACTGA
- a CDS encoding PDZ domain-containing protein: MVRHFKTCGRLMSLALIPGIACTTLAQQPVDVNVDSQEVIVRVGDDPAEAAPAPPPEPGAPAQPQAQSPAPSYWIGILGGDVSEELRAHLGLEGAGVLVREVVPDSPAAQAGIKKFDVLLTANGKPVTEMATLAGVVREVGGAEPGEIKLDLLRAGGHQEVTVVPAARPAAPPRPMQPAPRAGVFEQFFGPEDEPLAADGPNLQLFGVGPEFRLFGPGVAVGGANVDIRGPGAASVQVQTHNGKSRVVVTQGDKTWEVDADDPESLEQLPPEMRPMVEGMLNGQGGVNVAVDVQELLPQLEGMFEGFGERWAGRRDERIRRRLELLERQIEQLRGRLGEEAGQAPPAADDEAPAFVPPPAPAAEIELPAEPAVEEPADQE; encoded by the coding sequence ATGGTAAGACACTTCAAGACCTGCGGGCGGCTGATGTCGCTCGCGCTGATCCCGGGGATCGCGTGCACCACGCTAGCGCAGCAGCCGGTGGACGTGAACGTCGACTCGCAAGAAGTGATCGTCCGCGTCGGCGACGACCCGGCCGAAGCGGCCCCCGCGCCGCCGCCGGAGCCCGGCGCCCCGGCGCAGCCCCAGGCCCAATCTCCCGCCCCGTCCTACTGGATCGGCATCCTCGGCGGCGACGTGAGCGAAGAGCTCCGCGCGCACCTCGGCCTCGAGGGCGCCGGCGTGCTGGTCCGTGAGGTCGTGCCAGACAGCCCGGCCGCCCAGGCGGGCATCAAAAAGTTTGACGTGCTGCTCACCGCCAACGGCAAGCCGGTGACCGAGATGGCCACGCTGGCCGGGGTGGTCCGCGAGGTGGGCGGCGCCGAGCCCGGCGAGATCAAGCTCGACCTGCTCCGCGCCGGTGGCCACCAGGAGGTGACCGTTGTGCCCGCCGCCCGGCCCGCAGCGCCTCCGCGTCCGATGCAGCCGGCCCCGCGCGCTGGAGTGTTCGAGCAATTCTTTGGCCCCGAAGACGAGCCGCTGGCTGCTGACGGCCCGAACCTTCAACTCTTTGGTGTTGGGCCCGAGTTTCGGCTGTTCGGCCCGGGCGTCGCCGTGGGCGGCGCGAACGTCGACATCCGCGGCCCCGGCGCCGCGTCCGTGCAGGTGCAGACGCACAACGGCAAGTCGCGCGTCGTCGTGACCCAGGGGGACAAGACCTGGGAGGTGGACGCCGACGACCCCGAGTCGCTCGAGCAGCTGCCGCCGGAGATGCGTCCGATGGTCGAGGGCATGCTGAACGGCCAGGGGGGCGTCAACGTGGCCGTGGATGTCCAGGAGCTGCTGCCGCAGTTGGAAGGGATGTTCGAGGGCTTCGGCGAACGCTGGGCAGGTCGCCGTGACGAGCGTATCCGCCGCCGGCTGGAACTGCTCGAACGGCAGATCGAGCAACTCCGCGGCCGGCTGGGTGAGGAGGCCGGCCAGGCGCCCCCCGCCGCGGACGACGAGGCGCCGGCCTTTGTGCCGCCGCCGGCGCCCGCCGCTGAGATTGAGCTGCCGGCCGAGCCGGCGGTCGAAGAACCCGCCGACCAAGAGTAG
- a CDS encoding anti-sigma factor family protein — translation MILDQDLDRLADGELSPAERRELLQALETSPGDWRRCALAFVESQVLREELGAVAAGADGSPVAPAERQRTPFAPGGWLALAASVLVAFGAGSLSGRVWSPSAATTMAGVEEEQEMPTVELPSPDDVQSAIAVRQQRADAPDEDVVTFWTSDDSGGRRSLRTRLVDADKLDERLGVRFRSAIPPEVRQRYEDQGYRFQSRQRYAPLNMDDGRVLVVPVEDLQVKPPADDYL, via the coding sequence ATGATCCTCGACCAAGACCTCGACCGACTCGCCGACGGAGAGCTCTCGCCCGCCGAGCGGCGCGAACTGCTCCAGGCGCTCGAGACCTCCCCCGGCGACTGGCGCCGGTGCGCGCTGGCGTTCGTTGAATCTCAGGTGCTGCGCGAGGAGCTTGGCGCGGTCGCCGCCGGGGCCGACGGGTCGCCGGTCGCCCCCGCCGAACGGCAGCGGACGCCTTTCGCACCGGGCGGTTGGCTCGCGCTGGCGGCGTCGGTGCTCGTGGCGTTTGGCGCCGGGTCGTTGAGCGGCCGAGTCTGGTCGCCGTCGGCGGCGACAACGATGGCGGGCGTGGAAGAGGAGCAAGAGATGCCCACGGTCGAGCTGCCCTCGCCGGACGACGTCCAGTCCGCTATCGCTGTCCGGCAGCAACGCGCCGACGCGCCGGACGAGGACGTCGTGACGTTCTGGACGAGCGACGACTCGGGCGGCCGACGGTCGCTCCGCACACGGCTGGTGGACGCCGACAAGCTCGACGAGCGGCTCGGTGTGAGGTTCCGCTCGGCGATCCCACCGGAGGTCCGCCAGCGCTACGAGGATCAGGGCTACCGCTTCCAGTCCCGTCAGCGCTACGCGCCGCTAAACATGGACGACGGCCGCGTGCTGGTCGTGCCGGTCGAGGACCTGCAGGTCAAACCGCCGGCCGACGATTACCTGTAG
- a CDS encoding RNA polymerase sigma factor → MPSSRNQPDATTPPATGQAVDWQAALAEHGPWLRTVVLARLGEAAAVPDVMQQVALAAAKRGGELRDPARVAPWLYRVAVTESLLHRRRQGRRRGLLKRFQRDVLHGENDPHQPDPLDWLLAAEQQALVRRALALLPRRDAEILLLKHTQDWTYRQLAEHLGVSEAAVDGRLQRARGRLRRALVTADPTLAH, encoded by the coding sequence ATGCCCTCCAGCCGTAACCAGCCCGACGCCACGACCCCGCCGGCCACCGGCCAGGCGGTCGATTGGCAGGCCGCGCTCGCGGAGCACGGACCGTGGCTGCGGACCGTGGTGCTGGCGCGCCTGGGCGAGGCCGCGGCCGTGCCCGATGTGATGCAGCAGGTGGCGCTCGCCGCGGCCAAACGCGGCGGGGAGCTGCGCGACCCGGCGCGCGTCGCCCCATGGCTGTACCGGGTGGCGGTGACCGAGTCGCTGCTGCACCGCCGCCGACAGGGCCGCCGGCGCGGGCTGCTGAAACGATTCCAACGCGATGTGCTCCATGGCGAGAACGACCCCCACCAACCCGACCCACTCGACTGGCTGTTGGCGGCCGAGCAGCAGGCGCTCGTCCGACGCGCGCTGGCCTTGCTGCCCCGCCGCGACGCCGAGATCCTGCTGCTCAAGCACACGCAAGACTGGACCTACCGCCAACTGGCCGAACACCTGGGAGTCAGCGAAGCCGCTGTGGATGGGCGGCTGCAACGCGCCCGCGGGCGGCTGCGGAGGGCGCTGGTGACCGCCGACCCAACGCTGGCCCACTGA